A window of Sphingobacterium sp. SRCM116780 contains these coding sequences:
- a CDS encoding DUF6377 domain-containing protein gives MVKRLIAILSLFFLVLDGFAQDLGDSSDVYRKLDYVMENQDLYIKKREDRIVQLKQEANLVQKDARLYLQKNYEIFKNYKKFQSDSALRYITFCKQLALSEPDSVRIVIHLDLAWIYSTIGRYIEASDLLKQLKPTALPRTLLPKYYDTYSAFYSHYGQSNNHQEYYQASERYRDSLLLVLDPTSAEYKNTFAIKTLFKGQREEAKKLFEAMWAENREDKEQTALIAYFIGLIYKQEKNILAQRYYFARSGIADIEIANRDNASLQDLALTYYELRDFDHAFKFIEKAIDDAMGCNVRYRIVEGTSFYPIINAAYQKKINTQNKQLQVMLVVISFLSLVLIMGLVIIFRQVQRLRKIREELSITNSNLRKLNEEINYKNTQLSESNHIKEEYIAQFFDLCSNYIDKMEDIRKALLKKASNQQWDAIKEQLKSTQMVEREVQQLYINFDRIFLNLYPSFVSDFNELLLSDEQILPKKGEFLNTELRIFALIRLGIIDSVKIASFLRYSLRTVYNYRTKVRNKAIGNRDDFEDRVRQIAVIDRS, from the coding sequence ATGGTAAAACGTTTAATTGCTATATTATCTCTATTTTTTCTTGTTTTGGATGGATTTGCTCAAGACTTGGGCGATAGCTCCGACGTATATAGAAAGCTTGATTATGTAATGGAAAATCAGGATCTCTACATAAAAAAAAGAGAAGATAGAATTGTGCAACTCAAGCAAGAGGCAAATTTGGTACAGAAAGATGCACGTTTGTATCTTCAAAAGAATTACGAAATATTTAAAAACTATAAGAAATTTCAATCCGATTCAGCCCTGCGTTATATTACCTTTTGTAAACAGTTGGCATTGTCCGAACCTGATTCTGTTCGTATCGTTATTCATTTAGATTTAGCTTGGATTTATTCGACTATAGGACGATATATTGAAGCATCAGATTTATTGAAACAACTGAAACCAACTGCTTTACCTCGAACATTATTGCCTAAATATTACGATACCTATAGTGCTTTCTATAGTCATTATGGACAAAGTAATAACCATCAGGAATATTATCAGGCGAGTGAACGTTATCGCGATTCATTGCTGTTGGTACTCGATCCTACATCAGCGGAATATAAAAATACTTTTGCCATCAAAACGCTATTTAAAGGACAACGGGAAGAAGCTAAAAAATTATTCGAAGCGATGTGGGCTGAAAATAGAGAAGATAAGGAACAAACAGCGTTGATTGCTTATTTTATTGGTTTGATATACAAACAAGAAAAAAATATCCTTGCGCAACGATATTATTTTGCGCGTTCGGGCATCGCCGATATCGAAATCGCTAATCGCGATAATGCTTCTTTGCAAGATTTAGCCTTAACGTATTATGAGCTACGTGATTTTGATCATGCATTTAAGTTTATTGAAAAAGCAATTGATGATGCCATGGGCTGCAATGTTCGCTATCGTATTGTAGAAGGGACTTCTTTTTATCCAATTATCAATGCTGCCTATCAGAAAAAAATTAATACCCAAAATAAGCAACTACAAGTAATGCTTGTCGTCATCAGCTTTTTATCCCTCGTATTAATCATGGGATTGGTCATTATCTTCAGACAAGTGCAAAGATTGAGAAAGATTCGCGAGGAACTTTCAATAACCAATAGCAATTTGAGGAAATTGAATGAAGAAATCAATTATAAAAACACCCAACTTTCGGAGTCCAACCATATTAAGGAAGAGTATATCGCTCAGTTTTTTGATCTCTGCTCTAATTATATTGACAAAATGGAAGATATTCGAAAAGCACTTTTAAAGAAAGCAAGTAATCAACAATGGGATGCTATTAAGGAACAATTAAAATCCACACAAATGGTGGAAAGAGAAGTGCAACAACTGTATATTAATTTTGATCGTATTTTTTTAAATCTATACCCTTCATTTGTTTCTGATTTTAATGAACTCTTATTAAGTGATGAACAAATTTTACCCAAAAAAGGAGAATTCTTAAATACCGAACTACGCATCTTTGCATTGATTCGACTGGGGATTATAGACAGTGTGAAGATCGCTAGTTTCTTACGTTATTCACTTCGCACAGTTTATAATTATCGCACCAAAGTACGTAATAAAGCAATCGGAAATCGAGATGATTTTGAGGATCGTGTTCGCCAAATTGCTGTAATTGACCGTTCTTAA